A genomic window from Pseudomonadales bacterium includes:
- a CDS encoding ammonium transporter, giving the protein MLDSGSTAWILTATALVLFMTIPGLSLFYGGLVRGKNVLSVLMQCFAITCLMSLLWVVVGYSLAFDNQGYGFIGGLGKVFMSGVGEAALSGDIPEIAFALFQMTFAIITPALIVGGFAERMRFSAVLIFSALWLLLVYVPVCHWVWGGGWLGQMGVMDFAGGAVVHITAGSAAIVAAMVLGNRRGFPETAMMPHNMTLTVAGAGMLWVGWFGFNGGSALAANGDAAMAMFVTHTSAAAGAFTWLLCEWVRFGKPSALGVVTGMVAGLGTITPASGFVGPGGAVIIGISAGIVCFAATNYLKRTLRIDDSLDVFPVHGVGGILGMLLTGVFASNALGLFSGQQDIVILDQLGIQAVGIVAVLVYTIAVSYVLLKIVDLMVGNRVPEDQEVEGLDIAQHNERGYNF; this is encoded by the coding sequence ATGCTCGATTCCGGAAGCACGGCCTGGATCCTGACAGCAACCGCTCTGGTTCTGTTCATGACGATTCCCGGATTGTCACTGTTCTACGGAGGGCTTGTTCGGGGTAAGAACGTCCTCAGCGTACTGATGCAGTGCTTCGCCATCACCTGCCTGATGTCGCTGCTCTGGGTGGTGGTGGGCTACAGCCTGGCCTTCGACAATCAGGGGTACGGGTTCATCGGAGGGCTCGGCAAAGTCTTCATGTCCGGTGTCGGCGAGGCCGCCCTGTCCGGTGATATTCCGGAAATCGCTTTCGCCCTGTTTCAGATGACGTTCGCCATAATCACGCCCGCGCTCATCGTCGGCGGGTTTGCGGAACGCATGCGGTTTTCCGCGGTACTGATATTCAGCGCGCTGTGGCTGCTGCTCGTCTACGTACCCGTCTGCCACTGGGTCTGGGGTGGTGGCTGGCTCGGGCAGATGGGGGTGATGGACTTCGCCGGCGGTGCGGTGGTGCATATCACGGCGGGCAGCGCGGCCATCGTCGCAGCCATGGTGCTTGGCAATCGCCGGGGTTTCCCGGAGACCGCCATGATGCCCCACAATATGACCCTCACCGTCGCGGGTGCCGGCATGTTATGGGTCGGCTGGTTCGGTTTCAATGGTGGCAGCGCACTGGCGGCCAATGGCGACGCAGCGATGGCCATGTTTGTGACTCATACCTCCGCGGCAGCTGGCGCGTTTACCTGGCTGTTGTGTGAGTGGGTGCGTTTCGGCAAGCCCAGCGCGCTGGGTGTGGTGACCGGGATGGTTGCAGGACTGGGCACCATCACCCCGGCGTCCGGCTTCGTAGGACCCGGTGGTGCGGTGATCATCGGCATTTCAGCCGGCATCGTCTGCTTTGCGGCGACCAATTACCTGAAAAGAACCCTGCGCATCGATGATTCCCTGGACGTGTTCCCCGTTCATGGTGTGGGCGGCATTCTGGGCATGCTGCTGACTGGCGTGTTTGCCAGCAATGCGCTCGGCCTGTTCAGCGGTCAGCAGGACATCGTGATTCTCGATCAGCTGGGCATACAGGCGGTCGGGATTGTGGCTGTGCTTGTCTATACGATCGCTGTCAGCTATGTACTGCTCAAGATCGTGGACCTGATGGTGGGCAATCGGGTGCCGGAAGATCAGGAAGTGG
- a CDS encoding quinone-dependent dihydroorotate dehydrogenase, with protein sequence MYEFARPLLFLLDAERAHHLALQFLQLSGRLPGSLHPLRGAAPLGSAGRFMGLEFINRLGLAAGLDKDGVAIEGLARLGFGFIEVGTVTPLPQPGNPRPRMFRLVGERAIINRMGFNNQGVEALAGRLRGVRARDRLRGTLIGVNVGKNRDTPLDSAADDYARCIEAVYDCADYLTLNLSSPNTPGLRALQAGSALRQLLDAVCGTRSRLAQGGRRVPLALKVAPDLTEDDLDEITAALSEFDIDALIATNTTISRPGLDGQRLALEAGGLSGAPLAPLARTVVAGFRARLGTQMPIIGVGGVMDSARAGAMLGAGADLLQVYTGFIYSGPGLVRELINAGGWVPAGGG encoded by the coding sequence ATGTACGAATTCGCCCGCCCCCTGCTGTTTCTGCTCGATGCAGAGCGCGCCCATCATCTGGCACTGCAGTTTCTCCAGCTCTCCGGCCGTCTCCCCGGCAGCCTGCATCCGCTGCGCGGGGCGGCGCCCCTTGGTTCAGCCGGTCGTTTCATGGGACTGGAGTTTATCAATCGACTGGGTCTCGCCGCCGGGCTCGACAAAGACGGGGTGGCGATCGAAGGCCTGGCGCGACTGGGCTTCGGCTTTATCGAAGTGGGCACCGTGACTCCGCTGCCACAGCCGGGCAATCCCCGGCCACGCATGTTCCGCCTGGTGGGTGAGCGGGCGATCATCAACCGGATGGGCTTCAACAATCAGGGCGTGGAGGCCCTCGCCGGCCGTCTGCGCGGAGTACGGGCGCGGGATCGTCTGCGTGGAACCCTGATCGGAGTCAATGTGGGCAAGAACAGGGACACACCACTGGACTCGGCGGCCGACGATTACGCCCGCTGTATCGAGGCGGTCTATGACTGTGCCGATTATCTGACTCTGAACCTTTCCTCTCCCAACACCCCCGGCCTGCGTGCATTGCAGGCGGGGTCAGCACTGCGGCAACTGCTCGATGCAGTGTGTGGCACACGCTCCCGGCTGGCACAGGGCGGTCGTCGCGTACCCCTCGCGCTCAAGGTGGCTCCGGATCTCACCGAGGATGATCTCGACGAAATCACTGCAGCATTGAGTGAGTTCGATATCGACGCCCTCATTGCGACCAATACCACGATTTCCCGACCGGGACTCGATGGTCAGCGTCTGGCACTGGAAGCCGGCGGACTCAGCGGTGCGCCGCTGGCGCCCCTCGCGCGGACCGTGGTGGCAGGGTTCCGGGCCCGTCTCGGCACGCAGATGCCGATTATCGGCGTGGGTGGGGTGATGGACAGTGCCCGGGCTGGCGCCATGCTCGGGGCAGGTGCCGATCTCCTGCAGGTTTATACGGGATTTATCTATTCGGGCCCCGGCCTCGTCCGGGAACTGATCAATGCCGGGGGCTGGGTGCCTGCCGGCGGCGGCTGA
- a CDS encoding DUF2835 family protein, whose translation MREYIIDIEIDRVRLLAFYRGSVNAVQGVARSGERLRLPLSCLRPWVGAGGLKGTFRLEVDDRRRLRYIRRIA comes from the coding sequence ATGCGCGAATACATCATCGACATCGAAATAGACCGCGTACGCCTCCTCGCGTTCTATCGGGGCAGTGTCAATGCGGTGCAGGGGGTGGCCCGCAGTGGTGAGCGTCTGCGTCTGCCGTTGTCCTGTCTGCGACCCTGGGTCGGTGCAGGCGGACTGAAAGGGACCTTCCGCCTGGAGGTGGACGATCGACGTCGACTGCGGTACATCCGCCGGATCGCGTAG
- a CDS encoding MoxR family ATPase, which yields MEAVKDVQQERVAEVTAWLEKRIIGQHHLLQRLMTALLCGGHLLVEGAPGLAKTRAIKELASAVEGDFHRIQFTPDLLPSDVTGTEVYRPEDGSFKFQRGPVFHNLLLADEVNRAPAKVQSALLEAMAEHQVSVGRETFPLPELFLVMATQNPIEQEGTYPLPEAQLDRFLMHVKVGYPDEAAETEILHLVRTESGRKAKDVPAPYRLTEEDIFSARQAILGMYMAQPVERYIVSLVMASREARGELGRWLEFGASPRGTISLDQCARALAWLQGRDFVTPDDVQAVAHDVLRHRLIMTFDAEAQGVSADDVVDILIDQVPVP from the coding sequence ATGGAAGCCGTAAAAGACGTTCAGCAGGAACGGGTCGCGGAGGTTACCGCCTGGCTCGAAAAGCGCATCATCGGCCAGCACCATCTGCTGCAGCGGCTGATGACCGCACTCCTGTGCGGCGGTCATCTGCTCGTGGAGGGTGCCCCTGGGCTTGCAAAAACCCGGGCCATCAAGGAACTCGCCAGCGCTGTCGAGGGGGACTTTCACCGGATTCAGTTCACTCCCGACCTGCTGCCCAGCGACGTGACCGGCACCGAGGTCTACCGGCCCGAGGACGGGTCGTTCAAATTCCAGCGGGGACCGGTTTTCCACAATCTGCTGCTGGCAGACGAAGTGAACCGGGCACCGGCGAAGGTCCAGTCGGCACTGCTCGAAGCCATGGCCGAGCACCAGGTGAGCGTGGGTCGCGAGACCTTCCCCTTACCGGAGCTGTTTCTGGTTATGGCCACCCAGAATCCCATCGAACAGGAAGGCACCTATCCCCTGCCGGAAGCACAACTCGACCGCTTTCTCATGCACGTGAAGGTCGGGTATCCGGACGAAGCAGCCGAAACCGAAATTCTGCATCTGGTGCGCACCGAATCCGGTCGCAAGGCGAAGGACGTTCCGGCGCCCTATCGGCTCACCGAGGAGGATATTTTTTCCGCCCGCCAGGCCATCCTCGGGATGTACATGGCGCAACCCGTCGAACGCTACATCGTGAGTCTGGTCATGGCCTCCCGGGAAGCCCGTGGCGAACTGGGCCGGTGGCTCGAATTCGGGGCCAGCCCGCGGGGCACCATCTCGCTGGATCAGTGCGCCCGGGCGCTGGCCTGGCTGCAGGGGCGGGATTTTGTGACGCCAGACGATGTCCAGGCGGTTGCCCACGATGTGCTGCGCCATCGCCTCATCATGACCTTTGATGCCGAAGCCCAGGGTGTATCCGCGGACGATGTGGTCGATATCCTCATCGACCAGGTCCCTGTGCCTTGA
- a CDS encoding DUF58 domain-containing protein, translating into MAAPEPILTGPYVELNDLLALRYRRTNTTDPAARVMGNQAGIRISKLRGRGIDFSEVRAYQPGDDVRTIDWRVTARKNKPHTKVFREERERLTLLVVDQTQSMFFGSQIRLKSVAAAEAAALCAWQALSHNDRVGGMVIGNSGHLIHKPYRNVKSVARLLGDLTRQNQSLRRGGAHQSLTQLADALAQLRRLARRNYRICFISDFEPMGDHWRDAFRELGRHNEVIALRIYDPLERELPPSDSYTVTDGVDRWQFHAGNSRLRSQYRQRFDDHQSQFQRVCEQTMAAYQFVPTNESLALNRGWF; encoded by the coding sequence GTGGCGGCACCAGAGCCCATCCTCACCGGTCCCTACGTCGAGCTGAACGACCTGCTCGCCCTGCGCTACCGGCGCACCAATACGACAGATCCCGCAGCCCGTGTCATGGGCAACCAGGCCGGGATCCGCATCTCCAAGCTGCGGGGACGGGGCATCGATTTTTCTGAGGTGCGGGCCTATCAGCCGGGTGACGATGTCCGCACCATCGACTGGCGGGTGACTGCGCGCAAGAACAAACCGCACACCAAGGTGTTTCGAGAGGAACGCGAGCGGCTTACCCTGCTTGTGGTCGATCAGACCCAGAGCATGTTCTTCGGCTCCCAGATCCGTCTCAAATCCGTCGCTGCCGCCGAAGCGGCTGCCCTGTGCGCCTGGCAGGCGCTGTCTCACAACGATCGGGTCGGTGGCATGGTGATCGGTAACAGCGGCCACCTGATACACAAACCCTATCGCAATGTGAAATCCGTGGCGCGACTGCTGGGTGATCTCACCCGCCAGAATCAGTCGCTGCGGCGCGGTGGCGCACATCAGTCTCTCACCCAGCTGGCAGACGCCCTCGCCCAGTTGCGCCGACTCGCGAGACGCAACTACCGCATCTGTTTCATCAGCGATTTCGAGCCCATGGGCGACCACTGGCGTGACGCCTTCCGTGAGCTGGGCCGGCACAACGAAGTCATCGCCCTGCGCATCTATGATCCCCTCGAGCGGGAACTGCCACCATCCGACAGCTATACGGTGACCGACGGTGTGGACCGCTGGCAGTTTCACGCCGGCAATTCCCGGCTGCGCAGTCAGTACCGTCAGCGCTTCGATGATCATCAGAGCCAGTTTCAGCGTGTCTGCGAACAGACCATGGCCGCTTATCAGTTCGTGCCCACCAACGAATCTCTGGCCCTGAATCGAGGCTGGTTCTGA
- a CDS encoding DUF4381 domain-containing protein: MESDLLQQLRDIHLPVAPGWWPPAPGWWLLALLTVVAMVLLLRRILRRVQRQRPVQHARRLYQQLYADYRAGLISPPDYLHQSNELLKRLMIFALGEYQARKANDDQWLALLDKQLGADGFTRGPGKLLGNQRFRADPQADIEALHPLLLKFFAHARAATDRVNA, encoded by the coding sequence ATGGAATCTGATCTGCTCCAGCAGCTGCGGGACATTCACCTGCCAGTGGCGCCCGGCTGGTGGCCGCCCGCTCCGGGCTGGTGGCTGCTCGCACTGCTGACAGTGGTCGCCATGGTATTGCTCCTGCGCCGGATTCTCCGGCGGGTGCAGCGACAGCGTCCGGTGCAGCACGCCAGGCGACTGTATCAGCAGCTGTATGCCGACTATCGCGCCGGTCTCATCAGTCCGCCCGACTATCTGCATCAGAGCAATGAACTGCTCAAGCGACTGATGATTTTTGCTCTCGGCGAATACCAGGCCCGCAAAGCCAACGACGATCAATGGCTGGCACTGCTCGACAAACAGCTGGGTGCCGATGGTTTCACCCGTGGGCCTGGAAAACTGCTGGGGAATCAGCGCTTCCGTGCCGACCCACAGGCGGACATCGAAGCGCTGCATCCCCTGCTGCTGAAATTCTTCGCTCACGCCCGGGCAGCCACCGATCGGGTGAACGCATGA
- a CDS encoding VWA domain-containing protein has protein sequence MIEWIWPWAFLLLPLPALLRWLWPALQREQAALTVPDVASFRTVDPGAGALGGGTIAWRVLLMWLVWTTLVVATARPQWTGEAITLPTTGRDLMLAVDISGSMGTEDMQLGGQLVNRLAVVKNVVSQFIAARQGDRVGLILFGTNAYLQAPLTFDLETVQSLLTEAPVGIAGGKTAIGDAIGLAVKRLRQRPAGDRVLILLTDGANNVGEVAPVKAAELAAGDNIRVYTIGVGADEMRLPSIFGVFGSRVVNPSAELDEDTLRAIADTTGGRYFRAQNTTTLVEIYAIIDELEPIEQEAETYRPIAVLYHWPLAAGFLLFLLLIVCDWRGWGRV, from the coding sequence ATGATCGAGTGGATCTGGCCCTGGGCGTTCCTGCTGCTGCCTCTCCCCGCACTGCTGCGCTGGTTGTGGCCCGCGCTGCAGCGCGAGCAGGCAGCTCTGACCGTCCCGGATGTGGCAAGTTTCCGCACCGTCGACCCGGGTGCCGGAGCGCTGGGTGGCGGCACCATCGCCTGGCGCGTGCTGCTGATGTGGCTGGTGTGGACAACACTGGTGGTGGCCACCGCCCGCCCGCAATGGACGGGTGAAGCCATCACCCTGCCCACCACCGGCCGGGATCTCATGCTGGCTGTGGATATCAGCGGCAGCATGGGTACAGAGGACATGCAGCTCGGCGGACAGCTGGTGAACCGCCTCGCCGTAGTAAAGAACGTGGTCAGTCAGTTTATTGCCGCGCGCCAGGGGGATCGTGTCGGCCTCATCCTCTTCGGCACCAACGCGTACCTGCAGGCGCCGCTGACCTTCGATCTGGAGACCGTCCAGAGCCTGCTCACCGAAGCACCCGTGGGTATCGCTGGTGGCAAAACGGCTATCGGAGATGCCATCGGCCTCGCGGTGAAGCGGCTGCGCCAGCGGCCGGCTGGGGACCGTGTCCTCATCCTGCTCACCGATGGCGCGAACAACGTCGGCGAAGTTGCTCCGGTGAAGGCCGCCGAACTGGCCGCCGGCGACAACATCCGCGTCTATACGATTGGCGTCGGCGCGGACGAGATGCGCCTGCCGAGCATCTTCGGCGTCTTCGGCTCGCGGGTCGTCAATCCTTCCGCCGAGCTCGATGAAGACACCTTGCGCGCCATCGCCGACACCACCGGTGGCCGCTATTTCCGTGCCCAGAACACCACCACGCTGGTGGAGATCTACGCCATCATCGATGAGCTGGAGCCCATCGAACAGGAAGCGGAAACCTATCGGCCCATTGCCGTGCTCTACCACTGGCCGCTGGCTGCCGGCTTCCTGCTCTTTCTGCTGCTGATCGTCTGTGACTGGCGGGGGTGGGGGCGTGTTTGA
- a CDS encoding VWA domain-containing protein: MFDSFLFLRPWWLLAALPALVLAVLWARRRMSASHWESSIDPVLLAVLLDPVGHSGFKRLAWAVAFALAVASVGLAGPAWERLPQPVEQKNDALVIVFDLSLSMFARDIKPSRLVRARQKITDVLRARTEGYTALIAYAGDAHTVAPLTDDTRTIENLLASLGPEMMPVLGSNLENALTLARALFENARIPQGRLLLVTDAIDDPGSVRVLCDRRFPLSILGVGTTAGGTIPLDFVNQAGQVLRTQGNDPIIARLDEDRLTALATNCHGRYRTLELSDTDIDHLLATPLPSEDGTREVEREFDTWADRGYLAALALLPLLLLGFRRGLFAALCLCILPPPAQAGIWEDLWQRADQQAYRSLNEGDPELAAALFTDPKWRAIAQYRSSDFGGAAESFAGFEDPESAYNRGNALAQAGELEAAIAAYDQTLASQPDHEDARFNRELVQRMLEEQQSSAENSEGEGEDGGNPQDQNQPQYGDEGQQPQDDQQQGDQPEEPPEPEASEQDQSQSDDQAEPGETDEGESSRDERQEALEQWLRRVPDDPGGLLRRKFQYETNQRLRSGDYSGRETEKIW; this comes from the coding sequence GTGTTTGACTCCTTCCTCTTTCTGCGCCCCTGGTGGCTGCTCGCCGCCCTGCCGGCCCTGGTGCTCGCCGTGCTCTGGGCGCGACGCCGGATGTCGGCCTCCCACTGGGAAAGCAGTATTGATCCGGTGCTGCTTGCAGTATTGCTGGACCCGGTCGGGCACAGCGGCTTTAAGAGACTCGCCTGGGCAGTGGCCTTTGCCCTGGCAGTGGCGTCCGTCGGCCTTGCAGGCCCTGCGTGGGAGCGTCTGCCACAGCCGGTAGAACAGAAGAACGACGCCCTGGTCATCGTGTTCGATCTGTCTTTGAGCATGTTTGCCCGGGACATCAAGCCTTCCCGTCTGGTCCGGGCGCGTCAGAAGATCACCGATGTGTTGCGCGCTCGTACGGAAGGTTATACGGCCCTGATCGCCTACGCCGGGGACGCGCATACCGTCGCGCCTCTGACGGATGACACCCGCACCATCGAGAATCTGCTGGCCTCCCTGGGACCGGAAATGATGCCCGTGCTGGGCAGCAATCTGGAAAACGCCCTGACCCTTGCCCGGGCGCTGTTCGAAAACGCCCGGATTCCCCAGGGCCGCCTGCTGCTGGTTACGGACGCAATCGATGATCCCGGCAGCGTCCGGGTATTGTGTGATCGGCGTTTTCCCCTGTCGATACTCGGCGTCGGAACCACTGCCGGAGGCACTATCCCCCTGGACTTCGTCAATCAGGCGGGCCAGGTTCTGCGCACCCAGGGCAACGATCCCATCATCGCGCGCCTGGACGAAGACCGACTCACCGCCCTCGCCACGAACTGCCACGGCCGTTACCGGACCCTGGAACTCAGCGACACGGACATCGACCATCTGCTTGCCACGCCACTGCCGAGCGAAGACGGGACCCGGGAAGTCGAGCGGGAATTCGATACCTGGGCAGACAGGGGGTATCTGGCGGCCCTCGCCCTGCTGCCGCTTCTGTTACTCGGCTTCCGGCGGGGGCTGTTTGCCGCCCTGTGTCTGTGCATCCTGCCACCCCCGGCCCAGGCGGGCATCTGGGAAGACTTGTGGCAGCGCGCCGATCAGCAGGCATACCGCAGTCTCAACGAAGGTGACCCGGAGCTGGCGGCGGCTCTGTTCACCGATCCGAAGTGGCGGGCGATCGCTCAGTACCGCAGCAGCGATTTCGGTGGCGCAGCCGAGAGTTTCGCCGGATTCGAAGACCCGGAATCTGCCTACAACCGCGGCAATGCACTGGCCCAGGCCGGCGAACTCGAAGCAGCGATCGCCGCTTACGACCAGACCCTGGCCAGTCAGCCAGACCACGAAGACGCCCGCTTCAATCGGGAACTGGTGCAGCGGATGCTCGAAGAGCAGCAGTCCTCCGCCGAGAATTCCGAGGGCGAAGGCGAAGACGGCGGCAACCCCCAGGATCAGAATCAGCCCCAGTATGGCGACGAAGGTCAGCAGCCCCAGGACGATCAGCAGCAGGGTGACCAGCCGGAGGAGCCTCCAGAGCCGGAAGCGTCGGAACAGGACCAGTCCCAGAGCGATGATCAGGCAGAACCCGGTGAAACGGACGAAGGCGAAAGCAGTCGCGACGAGCGCCAGGAAGCACTCGAACAGTGGCTGCGCCGGGTGCCGGACGATCCTGGCGGCCTGCTCCGGCGGAAATTCCAGTACGAGACCAATCAGCGGCTGCGCAGCGGCGATTACAGTGGCAGAGAAACGGAGAAGATCTGGTGA
- a CDS encoding BatD family protein, giving the protein MKRFAGLLVLIFTGVSQAAVHTVLEPRLVDEMETVQLILRIDGQAQAQAPDLAPLEEDFEVLGSQTSSRISSINGRTTAMVEYQINLRPKHTGEIRVPSIEVGGERSEAVTLMVRPLDPGLRQTIENMVFFETEISTNPVYVQAETVLIRRLFYSNGVQIYSDLPGVPDLPDAVVIPLGETRSYSTIRGGLRYGVIEQRFALFAERSGPLEIEPISVTSSVRLTSGGRIRRSGIRVSTEAITLDVLPIPDSYPPGVPWLPARNLQLSQAWQPERTDIDVGSQLHLTMRLKVEGNTSSAIPPLGLSLPDTHFKLYPEAPQLEESTAADSVTGSRTQRYALIPTAPGKVSLAPVSVTWWDTVADQVRTASLEAKELTIEGEAVFEEPPATSDAAAAPAAPAEAAATPVPATGGPASLLPWRSVALTTAALLLLAALAYAAYRLVPNDLRSSKMHPQQADFRSLEKALRGADLLAIRRTLLDFLHKLYGGSVQDALQQFRRLPGAAEQLDALDALLYQADPDRPGATAFSTEVLRELLSVARREARRHTGRRTRRKALDQLPPLSA; this is encoded by the coding sequence GTGAAGCGGTTCGCCGGCCTGCTGGTTTTGATTTTCACCGGGGTTTCACAAGCCGCCGTACACACGGTGCTCGAGCCCCGTCTGGTGGATGAGATGGAAACCGTCCAGCTGATCCTGCGCATCGACGGCCAGGCCCAGGCCCAGGCACCCGATCTCGCACCCTTAGAGGAGGATTTCGAAGTGCTGGGTTCCCAGACGTCGAGTCGGATCAGCAGCATCAACGGGCGCACGACCGCCATGGTCGAATATCAGATCAATCTGCGGCCGAAACACACCGGCGAAATCAGAGTGCCTTCGATAGAGGTCGGCGGCGAGCGATCGGAAGCGGTAACCCTGATGGTGCGGCCGCTGGATCCCGGTCTGCGCCAGACGATCGAGAACATGGTTTTCTTCGAGACCGAAATCAGCACCAACCCCGTTTACGTGCAGGCAGAGACGGTGCTGATCCGCAGACTGTTCTATTCAAACGGCGTCCAGATCTACAGCGACCTTCCCGGTGTACCCGACCTGCCGGACGCGGTGGTCATCCCCCTGGGAGAGACCCGCTCCTACTCGACGATCCGGGGAGGCCTGCGCTACGGCGTGATCGAACAGCGGTTCGCCCTGTTCGCCGAGCGCAGCGGCCCGCTGGAAATCGAGCCGATCTCGGTTACCAGCAGCGTGCGGCTTACCAGTGGCGGCCGTATCCGCCGCTCCGGAATCCGGGTGAGCACCGAGGCGATCACCCTCGACGTGCTGCCGATTCCCGACAGTTATCCGCCCGGGGTACCCTGGCTGCCCGCACGCAACCTGCAGTTGAGTCAGGCCTGGCAGCCGGAGCGCACTGACATCGATGTGGGCAGTCAACTGCATCTGACGATGCGACTGAAGGTGGAGGGCAACACATCGAGTGCGATACCGCCTCTGGGTCTGAGCCTGCCTGACACCCACTTCAAGCTCTATCCCGAAGCGCCCCAGCTCGAAGAATCCACTGCCGCGGACAGTGTCACAGGCAGTCGCACACAGCGCTACGCCCTGATCCCGACCGCGCCGGGGAAGGTGAGTCTGGCGCCGGTCTCGGTAACCTGGTGGGATACCGTGGCGGATCAGGTCAGAACAGCATCTCTGGAGGCGAAGGAACTGACCATCGAAGGCGAGGCCGTCTTCGAGGAACCTCCCGCCACCTCGGATGCAGCGGCCGCACCGGCAGCACCTGCAGAAGCGGCCGCGACTCCGGTGCCGGCAACGGGTGGTCCGGCTTCCCTGTTGCCCTGGCGGTCAGTCGCTCTCACCACCGCCGCGCTGCTGCTGCTCGCCGCCCTCGCCTACGCGGCATACCGGCTGGTGCCGAATGACCTCCGGTCTTCCAAAATGCATCCCCAGCAGGCAGATTTCAGGTCTCTCGAGAAGGCGCTGCGGGGCGCCGACCTCCTGGCGATTCGCCGCACCCTGCTCGACTTCCTGCACAAACTCTATGGTGGTTCCGTACAGGATGCTCTGCAGCAGTTCCGCCGTCTGCCTGGCGCAGCCGAACAGCTCGACGCTCTGGATGCCCTGCTCTATCAGGCTGACCCGGATCGTCCGGGAGCCACAGCATTCAGTACCGAGGTTCTCCGCGAGCTGCTCTCCGTGGCGCGCAGGGAAGCCCGCAGACATACCGGCAGGCGAACCAGGCGAAAGGCTCTCGATCAGTTACCGCCCCTGTCGGCGTGA
- a CDS encoding serine hydrolase domain-containing protein — protein sequence MNRKLCAPARTVWLLLALSAFAAPALGEQISQAGIDAATAAVQARIDSGLLAGGVVLITQNGQTRKFEALGYQDFENSVPMRTDTIFRIFSMTKPITGTALMMLYDQGLFQLDDPVEKYLPQFVGLKVAKEDGPDGLPITEPQAHRMTIRELMSHSGGLTYGYFSQSQVDSLYVAANVLDRASTLQQMVDKLGRIPLKAQPGSTWHYSISVDVQGYLVEVLSGMTFDRYLQEKIFEPLGMPDTGFHVPAEKAPRLSRYYLSQNGQLSSAEQDEYLEKPALFSGGGGLVSTAADYLRFAQMHLNGGELDGVRILSTAAVDLMRSDQLPEGIAGLGGFLDPGNTFGLDFAVVNDSAKAFGQPEGVYWWFGIAGSWFWIDPVNDLVFIGMIQTRNVPQAIGLHRETKRLIYQ from the coding sequence ATGAACAGAAAACTCTGTGCCCCTGCCCGGACAGTCTGGCTGCTGTTGGCTCTGTCGGCATTTGCGGCACCGGCCCTGGGAGAACAGATTTCTCAAGCCGGGATTGACGCCGCCACCGCCGCGGTGCAGGCCCGGATCGACAGCGGGCTGCTCGCTGGCGGCGTGGTTCTGATCACCCAGAACGGCCAGACCAGAAAGTTCGAGGCCCTGGGCTATCAGGATTTCGAAAACAGCGTCCCGATGCGCACCGATACGATTTTCCGGATTTTTTCCATGACCAAGCCGATTACCGGTACCGCATTGATGATGCTGTATGACCAGGGCCTGTTTCAGCTCGATGATCCGGTTGAAAAATATCTTCCCCAGTTCGTCGGGCTCAAGGTCGCGAAAGAAGACGGGCCGGATGGTTTACCCATCACCGAGCCCCAGGCCCACAGGATGACCATCCGGGAACTCATGAGCCACAGCGGCGGACTGACCTACGGTTATTTCTCCCAGTCTCAGGTCGATTCGCTCTACGTCGCCGCCAATGTGCTCGATCGTGCCTCCACCCTGCAGCAGATGGTGGACAAACTCGGCAGGATCCCGCTGAAGGCCCAGCCGGGCAGCACCTGGCACTACAGTATCTCTGTCGATGTGCAGGGGTATCTGGTGGAAGTACTTTCAGGTATGACCTTCGATCGCTATCTGCAGGAGAAAATCTTCGAACCGCTGGGCATGCCGGATACCGGCTTTCATGTACCGGCGGAAAAAGCCCCTCGACTGTCCCGCTATTACCTCAGCCAGAACGGTCAGCTCAGCAGCGCGGAACAGGATGAGTACCTCGAAAAGCCTGCTCTGTTTTCCGGAGGCGGCGGACTGGTCTCCACCGCGGCCGACTATCTGCGCTTCGCACAGATGCATCTCAACGGTGGCGAGCTGGACGGCGTGAGAATCCTGTCCACCGCAGCAGTAGACCTGATGCGCAGCGACCAGCTGCCTGAGGGTATTGCAGGTCTCGGTGGATTCCTGGATCCGGGCAATACCTTCGGTCTGGATTTCGCGGTGGTGAATGATTCCGCAAAAGCTTTCGGACAGCCCGAGGGTGTCTACTGGTGGTTCGGCATTGCCGGTTCCTGGTTCTGGATTGATCCGGTGAACGATCTCGTCTTCATCGGCATGATTCAGACCCGCAACGTGCCCCAGGCCATCGGCCTGCACCGCGAAACCAAGCGCCTCATCTACCAGTAA